A genomic region of Salinibacter pepae contains the following coding sequences:
- the lexA gene encoding transcriptional repressor LexA: MGRKKLTAKQHEFLQFLIDHTRKTGVWPTYREIIDHFGYSSPNSVTQNLKALHRKGHLTRDDQGYHLATRYQEQEEPGIPVKGIISAGTLQEAVEADLGTITLDMLFPNLDQIFAIRVSGQSMRGANIRDGDYVLLIDEDIPEGGIGAVLYDGETSLKRVHHDDEGLRLEPCNPEYDDIHIQPDVFEEVTILGRYVGHINDEGIHKKSGQGAPAVR; the protein is encoded by the coding sequence TTCCTGATCGATCACACCCGGAAGACGGGGGTGTGGCCGACCTACCGGGAGATCATCGATCACTTCGGTTACAGCTCCCCCAACAGCGTCACCCAGAACCTGAAGGCGCTTCACCGCAAGGGGCACCTCACACGGGACGATCAGGGCTACCACCTCGCCACGCGCTACCAGGAGCAGGAGGAACCGGGCATCCCGGTCAAGGGCATCATCTCGGCCGGTACGCTCCAGGAAGCCGTGGAGGCGGATCTGGGAACCATCACGCTCGACATGCTCTTCCCGAACCTGGACCAGATCTTCGCGATTCGAGTGTCGGGGCAGTCCATGCGGGGGGCGAACATCCGTGATGGCGACTACGTGCTGCTCATTGACGAGGACATTCCGGAGGGGGGGATCGGTGCGGTGCTGTACGACGGAGAGACCTCCCTAAAACGCGTGCACCACGACGACGAAGGCCTCCGCCTGGAGCCCTGTAATCCGGAGTACGACGACATCCACATCCAGCCCGACGTGTTCGAAGAAGTGACCATCCTCGGGCGCTACGTGGGCCACATCAACGACGAGGGCATTCATAAAAAGAGCGGCCAAGGGGCTCCGGCAGTCCGCTAG
- a CDS encoding class I SAM-dependent methyltransferase, with protein sequence MSDLPNWRDNLRREGGHWNDGRWYDIHLERRLPQAVPMLEELAMALPPLPPGATVCDLACGTGNAAATVLDAYPQVELVLLDEDPDLLSIAHEKVGQLTRNAEPLQVAVPSDGAPLPGGPYDLVVASLALHAIVGHEVDPAEAESRYELLFRSVLEPLRPGGHCLIGDHVGTLPLYPQLKAMERAGFTEVDCAWRQDDFFVAGGRKSP encoded by the coding sequence ATGAGTGACCTGCCGAATTGGAGAGACAATCTGCGCCGTGAGGGGGGGCACTGGAACGACGGCCGCTGGTACGACATCCATCTTGAGCGGCGGCTTCCGCAGGCCGTCCCGATGCTCGAAGAGTTGGCCATGGCCCTTCCGCCCCTGCCGCCCGGCGCCACCGTCTGCGACCTTGCGTGCGGCACCGGCAATGCGGCCGCGACTGTGCTCGATGCGTATCCGCAGGTGGAGCTCGTGCTGCTGGACGAAGACCCGGACCTGCTCTCCATCGCCCACGAGAAGGTGGGGCAACTCACGCGCAACGCCGAGCCGCTGCAGGTGGCCGTGCCCTCCGACGGGGCGCCGCTCCCCGGTGGGCCCTACGACCTCGTCGTGGCCTCGCTGGCCCTTCACGCCATCGTGGGGCACGAGGTGGACCCGGCAGAGGCGGAGTCGCGCTACGAGCTGCTCTTCCGCAGCGTCCTTGAGCCCCTACGCCCCGGCGGGCACTGCCTCATCGGCGACCACGTGGGTACCCTGCCGCTCTATCCGCAGCTCAAGGCCATGGAGCGCGCCGGCTTTACGGAGGTCGATTGTGCGTGGCGCCAGGACGACTTCTTCGTAGCGGGCGGCCGAAAGAGCCCCTGA
- a CDS encoding DASH family cryptochrome — protein MLSTALVWIRNDLRVRDHAPLRYAADHYDQVIPVYCFDPRHFGTTMFDLPKMSPIRARFLRESVQDLRDSVQDLGADLVVRRGRPEDILPELVRQTGANEVLQFQEIGGEEEDVETAVEDALRDTGATPGFFWGKTLYHIDDVPFDGPDDIPKVYTNFRKAVEKKSTVRPTLDAPDSLLPLPEDLNPGAIPTLDELGFDDDGTVDERGVLPFRGGETRGHDRIDEYIWRGDFLKKYKATRNGLLGANYSAKFSAWLAHGCITPRQIHEAVERYEDQRVDNKSTYWMKFELIWRDFFSYVTWKAGERLFRPGGINGNDIDWRYYDKSFERWAAGTTGIPFVDANMRELNRTGYMSNRGRQNVASMLSQSLKLDWRMGAAYFESRLVDYDVASNWGNWAYNSRVGNDPRARYFNIVKQAKRYDENGEYVRYWLPELADVPDKYVHEPHRMSHEQQKKYGCVLGADYPKPVVDLDKTYQRIRNERG, from the coding sequence GTGCTTTCAACCGCCCTCGTTTGGATTCGGAATGACCTCCGCGTGCGCGACCACGCCCCCCTCCGCTACGCGGCCGACCACTACGACCAGGTCATTCCGGTCTACTGCTTCGATCCGCGTCACTTCGGCACGACGATGTTCGACCTGCCGAAGATGAGCCCCATCCGGGCCCGTTTTCTCCGCGAAAGCGTGCAGGACCTCCGCGACTCGGTTCAGGACCTCGGGGCGGACCTCGTGGTCCGCCGGGGGCGTCCCGAAGACATCCTGCCGGAGCTCGTGCGGCAAACCGGCGCCAACGAGGTGCTTCAGTTCCAGGAGATCGGGGGCGAGGAGGAGGACGTAGAGACGGCCGTGGAGGATGCGCTCCGGGACACCGGCGCCACGCCCGGCTTCTTCTGGGGAAAGACGCTCTACCACATCGACGACGTTCCCTTCGACGGCCCCGATGACATTCCGAAGGTCTACACGAACTTTCGAAAGGCCGTAGAAAAAAAGAGCACGGTCCGGCCCACCCTGGACGCGCCGGACTCGCTGCTCCCCCTGCCCGAAGACCTCAATCCAGGGGCGATCCCGACCCTCGACGAACTCGGCTTCGACGACGACGGGACCGTCGACGAGCGGGGCGTGCTCCCCTTTCGTGGCGGCGAGACCCGCGGGCACGACCGCATCGACGAGTACATCTGGCGCGGGGACTTTTTGAAGAAGTACAAGGCCACACGCAACGGCCTGCTCGGGGCCAACTACTCCGCGAAGTTCAGTGCCTGGCTCGCCCACGGTTGCATTACGCCCCGGCAGATCCACGAGGCGGTGGAGCGCTACGAGGACCAACGGGTCGACAACAAGTCGACGTACTGGATGAAGTTTGAGCTGATCTGGCGCGACTTCTTCAGCTACGTCACGTGGAAGGCCGGCGAGCGCCTCTTCCGTCCCGGTGGCATCAACGGCAACGACATCGACTGGCGCTACTACGACAAGTCCTTCGAGCGGTGGGCCGCCGGCACGACCGGCATTCCGTTCGTCGACGCCAACATGCGGGAGCTCAACCGAACCGGCTACATGTCCAACCGGGGCCGCCAGAATGTCGCCAGCATGCTCTCCCAGAGCCTGAAGCTGGATTGGCGGATGGGGGCGGCCTACTTCGAGTCGCGCCTCGTGGACTACGACGTGGCCTCCAACTGGGGCAACTGGGCCTACAACTCCCGGGTGGGCAACGACCCGCGGGCCCGATACTTCAACATCGTGAAGCAGGCGAAGCGCTACGACGAGAACGGGGAGTACGTCCGCTACTGGCTCCCCGAGCTGGCGGACGTGCCCGACAAGTACGTGCACGAGCCCCACCGCATGAGTCACGAGCAGCAGAAGAAGTACGGCTGCGTCCTCGGGGCCGACTACCCGAAGCCCGTCGTGGACCTGGACAAGACGTACCAGCGAATTCGGAACGAGCGCGGTTGA
- a CDS encoding DUF2256 domain-containing protein codes for MSHQNLPTKTCPVCNREFEWRKKWEDDWENVKYCSERCRRNKDRDHIPWAKEE; via the coding sequence ATGAGCCACCAAAATCTCCCCACGAAAACATGTCCCGTGTGCAATCGCGAGTTTGAGTGGCGCAAGAAGTGGGAGGACGACTGGGAAAACGTGAAGTACTGCAGCGAACGCTGCCGCCGCAACAAGGACCGCGACCACATCCCCTGGGCCAAGGAGGAATAA
- a CDS encoding SAM-dependent methyltransferase produces MRPPRCFTHTLVAPLLVCSLVGAGLLPLAGCAQDPDPSSTRGPDTAAVQGPAPATSPSIVDSTVNADVPFVVSPEKTVEGMLQLAGVTGSDTVYDLGSGDGRVPIAAAEQHGARGVGIEIKPDLVQRARKRAKLAGVSDRVEFRRQDLFEADFSDATVVTMYLFPEVNLRLRPMLFEQLDPGTRVVSHSFDMNGWEPDSTVTVDGDVLYLWTIPEEVPDHLRE; encoded by the coding sequence ATGCGTCCCCCCCGCTGTTTCACGCACACACTGGTCGCTCCGCTCCTCGTGTGCAGTCTCGTGGGGGCCGGCCTCCTTCCCCTCGCCGGCTGTGCGCAGGACCCGGACCCATCGTCGACCCGTGGGCCGGACACCGCGGCCGTGCAGGGCCCTGCGCCCGCGACGTCCCCCTCAATCGTGGACTCGACGGTCAACGCCGACGTCCCCTTCGTCGTGAGTCCCGAGAAGACGGTCGAGGGCATGCTGCAGCTCGCCGGCGTCACGGGGTCCGACACGGTGTACGACCTCGGCAGTGGCGACGGGCGGGTCCCCATCGCGGCCGCCGAGCAGCACGGCGCCCGCGGTGTCGGAATCGAGATCAAGCCCGACCTCGTCCAGCGGGCCCGGAAGCGGGCCAAACTCGCCGGGGTGAGCGACCGGGTGGAATTCCGGCGCCAGGACCTCTTCGAAGCGGACTTCAGCGACGCGACCGTCGTGACGATGTACCTCTTCCCAGAGGTCAACCTGAGGCTTCGTCCAATGCTCTTCGAGCAGCTCGACCCGGGCACGCGGGTGGTCTCCCACAGCTTCGACATGAACGGCTGGGAGCCCGACTCGACGGTCACCGTGGACGGGGACGTGCTGTACCTGTGGACCATTCCGGAAGAGGTTCCCGACCACCTACGGGAATAG
- a CDS encoding efflux RND transporter permease subunit, translating to MSLYDASIRRPVATAMTFLAILVVGSVSFYYLPVDLLPEIEYPRVTVYTNYANVGPEEMETIVTDPVSNAVSSVPNVERMTSSSEEGESRVNLEFAQGTDLNAAANDVRAALDRIRDDLPVEAEPPGIWKFDPNSQEIVTIAVESSRDMESLTRLLERNLGKQFEQIPGVGTLNIQGGIYRQVRVNIDRDRLKSYNLSAAQVQQAISQSNVALPGGNVKEGLKDLYVRTQGEYESLREIRRTVVTTAGQTPIRVDDVAEVVDGYEDLDRIAELNGVPVVRLDIQKQSGANTVTVADNIRAEVERINKARSDVRLTVVSDQSDFIRKSINNVQNSAIWGSLLAILVLYLFLRNGSTTFIIALSIPISIIATFALLFFNDLTLNQMTFGGLALGVGLIVDNAIVVLENIIRQREENGRSLKEAASIGTREVAGAIVASTLTTSVIFLPLVFARTTTAALFQSLALVVVFALVCSLLVALTLVPMMASRFLTVDAGEQAIDQDASKSWFQRAFARLENRYSRLIELLLGRRWLVFGTTVVLLGGAVALWPLVSVELAPQTDANQIDIDLQMAQGTNIAVVMEYLDELEQNVKPHLPEEDMENFAKQVQPWGAEVEIRLKSASERSVNTFALADSIRSEVLGSVPGADIRVGAQSGLWILRRVFSTGGGNEALQVELRGYDLDRARSISERIESRLEGVAGIASARTGRREGRPEQNIRFLRDKISSLGLTVREVAAAVQTNVGGSRAASYRSGGEQFPITVRLRPEDRLSVDDLDNVSIQPPEGGSVPLSTLVETNRGRGPTEIQRINGQRVTYISATLNSDAVLGEVVQRARGDLADLNLPEGFSVTFGGEYREQQKAQTDFLIAIIMALVLIYMVMAGQFERFLDPFVVMFSVPLVLIGVLPTLVLTGTTVNIQSVMGLVMLIGIVVNNAIVLVDYINLMRREHGMDLLPAVAEAGRLRLRPILMTTLTTVLGLVPLALGIGAGAEIQAALARVVIGGLLASTLITLVLIPTAYVSLELTARTVRSKLPDWSWLPDSTVQPRRA from the coding sequence ATGTCCCTCTACGACGCCTCCATTCGACGCCCGGTCGCGACGGCGATGACGTTCCTCGCCATCCTGGTGGTCGGCAGCGTCAGCTTCTACTACCTGCCGGTGGACCTCCTTCCGGAGATCGAGTACCCGCGCGTGACGGTCTACACGAACTACGCGAACGTGGGGCCCGAGGAGATGGAGACCATTGTCACCGACCCGGTGTCGAATGCCGTCTCCAGCGTCCCCAACGTGGAGCGCATGACGTCCAGCTCCGAGGAAGGCGAGAGCCGCGTAAACCTGGAATTCGCCCAGGGCACCGACCTCAATGCGGCGGCCAACGACGTGCGGGCCGCGCTCGACCGCATTCGCGACGACCTGCCGGTCGAGGCCGAACCGCCGGGCATCTGGAAGTTCGACCCCAACAGTCAGGAGATCGTGACCATCGCGGTGGAGTCGAGCCGCGACATGGAGTCGCTCACGCGGCTGCTGGAGCGCAACCTTGGCAAGCAGTTTGAACAAATCCCGGGCGTGGGCACCCTCAACATCCAAGGCGGCATCTACCGGCAGGTCCGCGTCAACATCGACCGGGACCGCCTGAAGTCCTACAACCTCTCCGCCGCACAGGTGCAGCAGGCCATTTCCCAGTCGAACGTGGCCCTGCCCGGCGGCAACGTGAAGGAGGGCCTAAAGGACCTGTACGTCCGGACGCAGGGGGAGTACGAGTCGCTCAGGGAGATCCGGCGCACGGTCGTCACGACGGCCGGGCAGACCCCCATCCGCGTGGACGACGTGGCCGAGGTCGTGGACGGCTACGAAGACCTTGACCGCATCGCGGAGCTGAACGGCGTTCCGGTGGTTCGCCTCGACATCCAGAAGCAAAGCGGGGCCAATACGGTCACCGTGGCGGACAACATTCGTGCCGAGGTGGAGCGCATCAACAAGGCGCGCTCCGACGTGAGGCTGACCGTCGTCAGCGACCAGAGCGACTTTATCCGCAAGTCGATCAACAACGTCCAGAACTCGGCCATCTGGGGCTCCCTCCTGGCCATCCTGGTGCTGTACCTGTTTCTCCGGAACGGATCGACGACGTTCATCATCGCGCTGTCGATTCCCATCTCGATCATCGCGACGTTCGCCCTGCTGTTCTTCAACGACCTCACGTTGAACCAAATGACGTTCGGGGGGCTGGCCCTGGGGGTGGGCCTGATCGTCGACAATGCAATCGTGGTCTTGGAGAACATTATCCGACAACGGGAGGAGAACGGCCGATCGCTGAAGGAGGCCGCCTCCATCGGGACCCGCGAGGTGGCCGGCGCCATCGTCGCCTCCACCCTGACCACCTCGGTCATCTTCCTGCCCCTGGTCTTTGCCCGGACCACCACGGCGGCGCTCTTTCAGTCCCTGGCGCTGGTTGTGGTCTTCGCCCTGGTGTGTTCGCTGCTCGTGGCGCTCACGCTCGTGCCGATGATGGCGAGCCGCTTCCTGACGGTGGACGCCGGGGAGCAGGCCATCGACCAGGACGCGTCGAAGTCGTGGTTTCAGCGTGCGTTCGCCCGACTGGAAAATCGCTACTCGAGGCTGATCGAGTTGCTCCTTGGGCGTCGCTGGCTGGTATTTGGGACGACCGTGGTTCTGCTCGGCGGTGCCGTAGCGCTCTGGCCCCTGGTGTCGGTCGAACTGGCCCCCCAGACCGACGCCAACCAGATCGACATCGACCTGCAAATGGCGCAGGGGACCAATATCGCCGTCGTCATGGAGTACCTCGACGAGCTGGAGCAAAACGTGAAGCCGCACCTTCCGGAAGAGGACATGGAGAACTTCGCCAAGCAGGTGCAGCCGTGGGGGGCGGAGGTCGAGATCCGGCTCAAGTCGGCCAGCGAGCGGTCGGTCAACACGTTCGCGCTGGCCGACAGCATCCGTTCGGAGGTGCTCGGGTCCGTTCCCGGCGCCGACATCCGCGTCGGGGCCCAGTCGGGCCTCTGGATCCTGCGGCGCGTCTTTAGCACCGGCGGGGGCAACGAGGCGCTCCAGGTGGAACTCCGCGGGTACGACCTGGACCGGGCCCGCTCCATTTCCGAACGCATTGAGTCGCGCCTGGAGGGCGTCGCGGGGATCGCCTCCGCCCGGACCGGCCGCCGGGAGGGGCGCCCCGAGCAAAACATTCGCTTCCTGCGCGACAAGATTTCCTCGCTCGGCCTCACGGTCCGGGAGGTCGCCGCCGCCGTGCAGACCAATGTGGGCGGGAGCCGCGCGGCGTCCTACCGGTCCGGCGGCGAGCAATTTCCCATTACTGTCCGCCTCCGCCCCGAGGACCGACTGTCGGTGGACGACCTGGACAACGTGTCGATCCAGCCCCCCGAGGGCGGATCGGTCCCCCTTTCTACCCTCGTCGAGACGAATCGCGGACGGGGGCCCACGGAGATCCAGCGCATCAACGGCCAGCGGGTAACCTACATTTCGGCCACCCTCAACAGCGACGCGGTGCTCGGCGAGGTTGTGCAGCGCGCCCGCGGCGACCTGGCCGACCTCAATCTGCCGGAGGGCTTCTCCGTCACCTTCGGCGGGGAGTACCGCGAGCAGCAAAAGGCCCAGACCGACTTCCTCATTGCGATCATCATGGCCCTGGTGCTCATCTACATGGTGATGGCCGGTCAGTTCGAGCGCTTCCTCGACCCGTTCGTCGTCATGTTTAGCGTGCCCCTGGTGCTCATCGGCGTCCTGCCGACGCTCGTGCTCACGGGCACCACCGTCAACATCCAGAGCGTGATGGGCCTCGTGATGCTCATCGGCATCGTGGTGAACAACGCCATCGTGCTGGTCGACTACATCAACCTGATGCGGCGCGAGCACGGGATGGACCTCCTCCCCGCGGTGGCCGAGGCCGGGCGCCTGCGCCTGCGGCCGATCCTGATGACCACGCTCACGACCGTGCTGGGCCTGGTGCCGCTGGCCCTGGGGATCGGGGCCGGGGCCGAAATCCAGGCGGCGCTCGCCCGGGTCGTAATCGGCGGCCTCCTGGCCTCAACCCTGATCACCCTTGTGCTCATCCCCACGGCGTACGTGAGCCTCGAGCTGACGGCCCGCACCGTGCGGTCGAAGCTTCCGGACTGGTCCTGGCTTCCCGACTCGACGGTGCAGCCGCGGCGGGCGTAG
- a CDS encoding efflux RND transporter periplasmic adaptor subunit, producing MARLAFVGLTFFLLLSGCGSSSDEGDAPRRGQGNSSPPSVEAVQARDGTLPLEERMSGTVRARNQVAIYAELSQPVVAVEAQTGDYVEKGEPLVRLRRVTYEQQVRQAKAALRTAKAEAQGARASLRELRSQLKRTERLADQDFESQQQLESLRAQVEQAEATYEQAQAQVEQAESALQERETTLRRTVVRAPISGHVGQRNVQVGQRVGPDTRLYTIGDLDSVKVHVEVTDRMFGRVRPGQTARLHVPQQDTVIQASVTRMSPFLSEESYSAEAEIVVPNASGLLNPGMFVEVDVAYGESERATIVPLSALYENPGSNARGVFVAPTLGTEIPVDVPESFDEANPPPLTPPTPTTFREVEVLAEGQQTAGIRGVEPGDWVVTVGQNLLESGAGERVDARVRPVPWSRLMALQRLQDTDLLNRVLERQQRLADQRFGPDTAPDDTARSSVSPPDASADTTAPNMATTQRR from the coding sequence ATGGCCCGGTTGGCTTTCGTCGGTCTCACGTTTTTCCTCTTGCTAAGCGGTTGTGGCTCGTCCTCCGACGAGGGAGACGCCCCCCGCCGGGGACAGGGCAACAGCTCCCCCCCCTCCGTGGAGGCCGTGCAGGCCCGCGACGGAACCCTCCCGCTGGAGGAACGGATGAGCGGCACGGTCCGGGCGCGCAACCAGGTCGCCATCTACGCGGAGCTAAGCCAGCCGGTCGTCGCCGTGGAGGCCCAGACGGGCGACTACGTGGAGAAGGGCGAGCCCCTCGTGCGGCTCCGGCGCGTCACCTACGAGCAACAGGTTCGACAGGCGAAAGCCGCCCTCCGAACCGCCAAGGCGGAAGCGCAGGGCGCTCGGGCCAGCCTCCGCGAGCTCCGCTCTCAGCTGAAACGGACCGAACGCCTCGCCGACCAGGACTTCGAGAGCCAGCAGCAGCTCGAATCGCTGCGGGCCCAGGTGGAGCAGGCCGAGGCGACCTACGAGCAGGCTCAGGCCCAGGTGGAACAGGCCGAGTCCGCCCTGCAGGAACGGGAGACAACCCTCCGCCGGACGGTCGTGCGCGCCCCCATCAGTGGACATGTGGGGCAGCGCAACGTGCAGGTGGGCCAGCGGGTGGGCCCCGACACCCGCCTCTACACCATCGGCGACCTCGACTCTGTGAAGGTGCACGTGGAGGTGACGGACCGGATGTTTGGCCGCGTCCGCCCCGGACAGACGGCCCGCCTCCACGTGCCGCAACAGGACACCGTCATTCAGGCGTCGGTGACCCGCATGTCCCCGTTTCTGAGCGAGGAATCGTACAGCGCCGAGGCCGAAATTGTGGTCCCGAACGCGTCCGGCCTCCTGAACCCGGGCATGTTCGTTGAGGTGGACGTGGCCTACGGGGAGAGCGAACGGGCCACGATCGTCCCCCTCAGCGCCCTCTACGAGAACCCCGGCTCGAATGCCCGCGGCGTCTTCGTGGCCCCGACACTGGGAACGGAAATCCCTGTAGACGTGCCCGAGAGCTTTGACGAGGCCAATCCACCGCCGCTCACGCCGCCGACCCCCACCACGTTTCGGGAGGTGGAGGTGCTCGCGGAGGGCCAACAGACCGCCGGCATCCGGGGCGTCGAGCCTGGCGACTGGGTCGTGACGGTGGGTCAGAACCTACTCGAAAGCGGCGCGGGCGAGCGAGTGGACGCCCGGGTGCGTCCGGTGCCCTGGTCGCGCCTCATGGCGCTGCAGCGCCTACAGGACACCGACCTTCTGAACCGGGTGCTCGAACGGCAGCAGCGCCTCGCGGACCAGCGGTTTGGGCCCGACACGGCGCCCGACGACACGGCCCGGTCGTCCGTCTCCCCCCCGGACGCGTCCGCAGACACCACCGCCCCCAACATGGCGACGACCCAACGCCGGTAG
- a CDS encoding IMPACT family protein, which yields MTDTYRTLDGSGRAEHTVDGSRFLAEAAAVASRTAAEETIAAVRAREHKATHHCSAYRLGVTGDTFRYDDDGEPSGTAGRPILRQIDARDLTSTLVVVTRYFGGTELGTGGLARAYGDAAAAALERADKVERVVRTPLRIRYDYDDTAPAERVLRQFDADVRASEYTDVTTLTVGVRQSEVDAFVDAFRNALSDRGDVLRVGR from the coding sequence ATGACGGACACGTATCGCACCCTTGACGGCTCGGGGCGGGCCGAGCACACCGTCGACGGGTCCCGGTTCCTGGCGGAGGCGGCCGCGGTGGCGAGCCGGACGGCGGCCGAAGAGACAATTGCTGCCGTCCGCGCCCGGGAGCACAAGGCCACGCACCACTGTTCGGCCTACCGGCTGGGCGTGACCGGCGACACGTTTCGGTACGACGACGATGGGGAGCCGAGCGGCACTGCGGGCCGGCCCATCCTCCGTCAGATCGACGCGCGCGATCTTACAAGCACACTCGTCGTGGTGACGCGCTACTTTGGCGGCACGGAGTTGGGCACGGGGGGGCTGGCACGGGCCTACGGCGACGCCGCGGCCGCGGCGCTGGAGCGGGCGGACAAGGTCGAGCGCGTCGTGCGGACGCCGCTTCGGATTCGGTACGACTACGACGACACCGCCCCTGCGGAGCGGGTGCTCCGGCAGTTCGACGCGGACGTGCGGGCCAGTGAGTACACCGACGTGACGACCCTGACCGTTGGCGTGCGACAATCAGAGGTGGACGCGTTCGTTGACGCCTTTAGGA